One Pseudomonas sp. MM213 genomic window, GCTGCGCTGATCGAACGGATCGAGTCCGGCATCACCCGCGGCAACGACCCGTACGCGGCGTTCCAGCATTCGGTGGTGCTGGCCGAACAGGTGCGTGAGCGCACCGATGCCTTGAACCAGGCCATGGCCGAACTGAAATCAGGCAATCACTTGCTCAGCGAAGCGCGTCTGCGCGCGGAAACCGCGCATCAACACCTGATCGACGCCATCGAGAGCATTTCCGACGCCTTTGTATTGTTCGACGCGGAGCAGCGGATCGTGCTGTTCAACAGCCGCTTCAAGGCGTTCTGGGGTAGCAGCCGGGTGCGAATCAACGCCGGCATGCGCCTGGCCGAGGTCAAGCGGCTGATGCTGTCCACCGGTCTGTTCACCGAAGAACCGCGTGGGCAGGCCGACGAGAACCTGCTGTTCCGCTTGCAGGACGGTCGCTGGCTGCAAGTCAGCGAACGGCCGACCCAGGAAGGCGGGCGGGTGATCCTGTTCACCGACATCACCGACGTCAAACTCAGTGAAACCGTGCGCCGCGAGCAGGCCGTGGCGCAGAAATCGCATTTGCTGCAACGGGCCGTGGACAACCTGTCCCAAGGCGTGGCGATGGTCAACGCCGAGGGCATTCTGGAGTTGTGGAACCGGCGCTTCCTTGAACTCAGCGGCCTGGCGCCGGTGGCGGCGCATCGACCGTTCGCGGAAGTGATCGCCGACAGCGAGTTGAACCTGCTGACCCCGGCCAGCCGCGACGGCAACGGGCGCCCGGTGCAGGAATGCGAGCAGCGACTGTACGATGGCCGGGTCCTGGAAATCCGCACGCATCCGTTGCCCACCGGCGGCTTCGTCAACACCTTCACCGACATCACCGAGCGCTACCAGCACGCCGAAGCGCTGAGCGAAAGCGAGCGCTGGATTCGCCTGATCACCGACCACGTACCGGCGCTGATCGCCTACCTCAATGCCGATCTGGTCTACGAGTTCACCAACAAGGTCTACGAAGAATGGTACTGCTGGCCACGTGGCGTGATGCTCGGGCAGAGCCTGCGCGAAGTGCATAGCGAGCAGCATTATCAGCGCCTGGAAGCCTATGTGGCGCGGGCGTTGGCCGGTGAAAGCGTGACGTTCGAGTTCGCCGAAACCAACATCAACAACCAGGAGCGCTACATGCTGCGCTCCTACGTGCCCAATCGGCTGGTAACCGGCGAAGTGGTGGGGATTTTCGTGTTGATCCGCGACATCACCGAGCGCCGCCGCACGGCCGAGGCGTTGCACCAGGCCTATCAGAACCTCGAACTGCGGGTGCGCGAACGTACGGCGGAGCTGACGACCCTCAATGACCAGTTGCTGCGCGAGATCGACGAACGTCGGCGGGTAGAATCACGCCTGCGCGAGGCCAAGCTCGAAGCCGAGCAGGCCAACCTGTCGAAGACCAAGTTTCTTGCCGCCGTCAGCCACGATTTGCTGCAACCGCTGAACGCCGCGCGCCTGTTTACCGGCGCCTTGCTCGAACGCCGGGAGCCGCTGGCCAACGAGATTCTGGTGCGCAACGTCAGCAATTCCCTGGAAGACGTGGAGAATCTGCTCGGCACGCTGGTCGACATTTCCAAACTCGATGCCGGGGTGATCAAGGCCGACATCGCGCCGTTCGCCTTGAGCGAGTTGCTGGAAAACCTCGCCGCCGAGTACACCCAGGTCGCGCGTAGCGAAGGGCTTGAGCTGCATTTTATCAGGTGTTCGGCGCTGGTGCGCAGCGACATTCAGTTGCTTGCGCGGATCTTGCGCAACCTGTTGAGCAACGCGATTCGCTACACCTACAGCGGCCGCGTAGTGCTCGGTTGCCGGCGGCATCATCAGCGTCTGTCGATCGAGGTCTGGGACAGCGGCATGGGCATCGCCGAAAACCGTCTGGAAGAGATTTTCCAGGAGTTCAAACGCGGTGATGTGCAACGTCCGGATCAGGATCGCGGGTTGGGGCTGGGGCTGGCAATCGTCGAGAAAATTGCCGGGATTCTCGGGCACCGCATTCACGTGCGTTCGTGGCCGGGCAAGGGCTCGGTGTTTTCCGTCGAGGTGCCTTTGAGCGCGACGGCACCCAAGGCACTGCCGAGCCTGTTGATGAGTGAGCCGATGCTCGAACGCCTGCGCGGTGCGCGGGTATGGGTGCTGGATAACGATGCGGCGATTTGCGCCGGCATGCGCACCTTGCTCGAAGGGTGGGGTTGTCTGGTGGTGACGGCGCTGTCGGAACAGGATTTGGCGCGGCAAGTGGACAATTATCACGCCGAGGCGGATTTGCTGATTGCCGATTACCACCTGGATGACGATCAGAACGGCGTGGATGCCGTGGCGCGGATCAACGCCCGGCGCGGCTCAGCCATTCCGGCGATGATGATCACCGCCAATTACAGCAATGAGCTCAAATTGCAGATTCGAGAGCTGGGGCACACCTTGATGCATAAGCCGGTGCGGCCGATGAAGCTGAAGACGGCGATGAGTCATTTGCTCGGCCGGCCTTGAGATTTTTGTTGATGTTGAGGGCCTCATCGCCGGCAAGCCGGCTCCTACAGGGGATCGCGTTGTTCCTGTAGGAGCCAGCTTGCTGGCGATTTGCTTGGCCGGCCCTGAAATTTGTGCGGGGGCTGAGGGCCTCATCGCCAGCAAGCCGGCTCCTACAGGGGATCGCGTTGTTCCTGTAGGAGCCAGCTTGCTGGCGATTTGCTTGGCCGGCCCTGAAATTTGTGCGGGGGCTGATGGCCTCATCGCCGGCAAGCCGGCTCCTACAGGGGGTTGCGTTGTTCCTGTAGGAGCCGGCTTGCTGGCGATGGGCACGGCGCGGTCTCAACGCCGTAGATAAGAGCCGAAATCAATATCCCCGGCACTCAGGATCGCCTGCACCCGATTGTGCACGTTGAGTTTGCGCAAGATCGCCGAAACGTGGGCCTTGACCGTGGTTTCAGCGATTTCCAGGGTGTAGGCGATCTGTTTGTTCGACTCGCCTTTGGTCATGCGCTCCAGCACCAGCAACTGTTTGCGGGTCAGGGCCTGGAGCAGTTCCGGCGGGAAGCTCGGGGTGTCGTTCATCCGGCGGTGGGTGCCGCTTTTCTGCGTGCGGATGATGTCCGGCGGCAGGTAGACGTTGCCATTGAGAATCTGCTGGATCGCCTCGGTCATCTGCACCCGTGGCGAGGACTTGGTGATGAAACCCACCGCGCCATAGGTGATGGCTTGCAGCACGATCTGCTTGTCCTGTTCCGCCGAGACGATCACCACTGGAATGGTCGGTGCCTCGTTGCGCAGGTTGATCAGGCCATTGAGACCGTGCATGCCGGGCATGTTCAGGTCGAGCAGGATCAGGTCCAGGTCGTCGTGGTCCTGAGTCAGCGCCAGGGCGCTGTCGAGGTCGGCGGTTTCCATGACCTCGCTGCCCGGGAATCCATCGCTGATGACGTTATGAATGGCTTCGCGAAACAGCGGGTGATCGTCGGCAATCAGAATTTTGTACATAGCCTTTCACCTCATTATTTTGATTATGGTGTGGCAACAACACGCACGCGTAAAGGTCAGGGAAAAGGTTCGGGCAGGGCGGGTGTCACGGGCAGGTTCGCCGCTTGCCAGGCATCCAGGCCATCGCGATACCAATACAGAGTCTTATAGCCCATGGCGGCGGCGCGTTTGACCGCATTCCAGCTCAACCAGCAATCGGACCGGCAGTAAAAGACCAGCGGTTGCCGGGGATCGCCGGCGGTGAATTTTTGCAGATTGCGCGAGAAGTAATCCTGCCAGTCGGGTGTCAGGTCGCCATCGCCGGTGTTGGCCAGCCAGTGGCTGCCGGGCAGGTTTTCGTGGGGCTGGTCTTCGATGAAACGCCCTTGCAGCCATTGGCGGCGGTAGACATCGATCAACACTGGGCGAGGCGTCTGGGTGAGCAGGGTTTGCAGGGCGGCGGTGTCGATGATGGTGGCCCCCTCGGCCTGATTCGGCGTGGGGCTGCGGTACAGGCCGATGCGGTAGCCATCAGCGGAGAACAGCGGTGTTTCGGCGTGTGCGACGCCCAGCAACAGGCTCAGCGATAACACAGCGAGGGAAGGGCGCAGCAGAACACGTCGGGCACGCGGCATGGGTTCAGTCCTTATAGTTATGAGCCCATTACATGCCAGTCGCGGTGCGTTGGGAATGCGACGATAGACAGGAAAACCAGTACTAAAGTAGTAATTTTGCCATGTTTGATGGAGATCCAATTGTGGGAGCGAGCCTGCTCGCGATGAAGCCATCACATCCGGCATTGATGTCGGCTGACACTCCGCCATCGCCGGCAAGCCGGTCTCGCTCCCACAGGGGGATTTGGGTGGTTAGTTGGCTTTGCGCAGGGCGGCATGCTGCGGGTTGAAGGTGAGTACCGCCAGCAGCGCGAACACCAGCGTCAGCCCCACACACACTGCCAGCGCCAATGGATTGAAGCGTTCATACAGCGCAAACCTCACCAGCTCCACTGCATGGGTAAACGGGTTCAACGCACACAACCCGTACAACCACTCGCTCGACTCGCGCATCTTCCACAGCGGGTACAGCGCCGACGACAGGAAAAACAGCGGGAAGATCACGAAATTCATCACCCCGGCGAAGTTCTCCAGTTGGCGGATCGCGTTTGACAGCAACAACCCCAACGCACTGAGCATCAACGCCACCAGCAGCAACGCCGGCAAGGCGATCAACAGGCCCATGGCCGGCGGCTGCACGCCGTACACCCAGGCAATCGCCAGAAAGGCATACACCTGCAACAGCGAAATCAGTGACGTGGCCAACAGTTTGCTGCACAGCAGAAACGTGCGGGGCAGGGGGCTGGTGAGCAGTACACGCATGCTGCCCATCTCCCGGTCGTAGACCATCGACAGCGAACCTTGCATGCCGTTGAACAACAGGATCATGCAGGCCAGCCCCGGAATGATGTAGACCTCATACGGAATGTAGGTGTCGTAGGGCTCGATGATCGCGATGCCAAGTGCCGCGCGAAAGCCGGCGGCGAACACCAGCAGCCACAGCAGCGGGCGCACCAGTGCACTGAGAAACCGCGTGCGCTGCAACACGAAACGCAGCCATTCACGCAGCACGATGCCGCTGAAACATTGCCAGTAAGCATTCATTGGACGGCTCCCGATGTCGTCAAGCGAGCGAAGGCCGAACCGAGGTCACCGCCGTGTTCCAGGCTCAACGCATCGGCCTGGCCACTGGCGACCAAACGACCCTGATGGAGAATCAGCAAGTCATCGCTCGGCTGCACCTCGTCCAGCAAGTGCGTGGTCCAGAGCACGCTGAGGCGGTGCTCGCGGCACAAGCTGCGGATGTGTTGATTGAGCGCCAGGCGACTGGCCGGATCGAGGCCGACACTGGCCTCGTCGAGCAGCAACAGGCGTGGCTCATGCAGCAGCGCGCGAGCGATTTCCACCCGGCGACGATGACCGCCATTCAGCTCGCGTACCCGCTCGCGACGGCGTTCGGTCAACGACTGACGAGCCAGTTCGGCATCGACCCGAATTGCGGTTTCACGCCGCGACATTCCGTGCAGCGCGGCGTGATAACGCAGGTTCTGTTCGACGCTGAGGTCAAGGTCCAGCGTACTTTGCTGAAACACCACACCCAACTGCTTGAGCGCCGGGCGCGGCGCATCCCGCAACGAACAAGCACCCACACGGATATCACCGCGTTGCACATCGTACAGCCGGGTCAGCAAGGCAATCAGCGTCGATTTGCCGGCGCCGTTCGGCCCCAGCAGCGCCGCAAAACGACCGGGCGCCAGGCTGAAACTCACTTGGCGCAACGCCTCCCGCGCACCGTAGGCGAAACTCAGGTCGCTGACTTCCAGTGCGTTCATGGCGTCACCACCACGCCCCACGGATAGCGCCCGACCTTCACCGATTTGCTCACTTTGAGGCTGTCGACATCAATCACCGACACATCGCCGCTGACGCCATTGGTGGCCAGCAATTGTTTCTGATCCGGGGTGAATGCCATCTGCCACACGCGACGGCCGACCAGCAGGTAATCGAGGATTTCGAAGGTTTTGGCGTCGATCACCGCGACGTGGTTGGCCGGGCCCAGCGCGACGAAACCGTACTTGCCATCGGCGCTGAGTTTGATGCCCACCGGTTGCACCTTGTCCGGGTGCACGCCCTTGATCTGGAAGGTCAGGGTCTTGAGGACCTGCCGGGTGGCGGTGTCAAGAATGGTCACGGTGCCGCCGATTTCCGCCGAGGCCCACAACTGTTTGCCATCGGGTGCGAACTCGACGAAACGCGGGCGCTGATCCACCAGCGTGCTGTCGGCCAGGGTCTGGGTGCTGGTGTCGATCCAGTGCAGCATGTTGGTGGTTTCGCTGGTGTTCACCGCCCATTTGCCGTCCGGGCTGACGGCCATGCCTTCGGGCTCGACGCCGACGTTGATCTGACTCAGCACCTTGGAGGTTTCGGTGTCGATCACCGTCACCAGCGCATCGTCCTCGTTGGAAACGTAGAGCCAGCGATTGTTCGGGTGCAGGGCGAATTGCTCGGGGTCCTTGCCCGAAGGCAGTTCCTTGATGATCTTGCGCGTGGCCACGTCCATCACCTGCACCCGGTCCGAATCGCTGGCGCAGATGTACAGCAGCGTGTTGTCGTGGGACAGCAACAGACCGCGCGGGCGCTGGCCGACGGGCAGGGTGTCGGTGACTTGCAAGGTCTGCATGTCGATCAGGCTGAGGCTGTTGTCTTTTTCGTTGGAGACCCAGGCGGTGCTGGCCGCGGCGTGCCCGGCAGCGAGCAACAGGGCGCATGAAAGCAGGGTGCGGCGCATGGCGGATTCCTTATTGTTGTTGTGGAAGATCAGGGAAAGCGGCAGCTGACCTCGGGTTTGTCGTAACCGAGGCTGTCCATTTCGTTGAAGGGGTGCAGAAAGCCGTCCTGTGGCGAGGTGCTGACCAGCGCCCGCGGCTGCACAATGGGGATCGGCTGACGCAACTGGCCGTTCCACGGGCGATAACTGAGCTTGCGACCCTTGAAGCCATCGAGCGGCAATTGGTCGCTGACTTCCAGGTTGCGGATCGCCATCGGATCGGTCTGACGCAGTTTGCTCACCGCGCTGGCGATGCTGCGCACGGCCATCCACGCGGCAAAGTCGCGGTCGTTCATCCAGCGCCCGGCCATGGCTTCGAAGCGTTTCTGCAATTGGGCGGCGCCGTAGGTTTCCACGGTCTTGTGCCAGCCCACCGGGGTCAGGCCTTGAGTGCCGGCCACCGGGCGCGGATACCAGGTCTGGTAGGGCACGTATTCGCCGAAGTCACCGCGTTCATCGGCCACCAGTACCACATCGTACTCGGCGGTCTGGGTGAACAGCGGCATGTCGGCCTGGGCGCTGCGGCGTTGATCGTTATCGAAACTCCAGGTTTTTTCCGCCACCAGTTGCACGCCGAAGCGTTTCGCCGCGCGGCGCAGGGCGGCGGCATAGGCTTGATCGTCGGCGGTCGGGCCGACAATCAGCAGCGCCCGTTGCCATTTGCGCGCCACCAGAAACTGCGCCAAGGCATCAGCGAGCATCGCCCGGCTCGGCAGCGTGTGCAGCACGTTTGGCAAGCAATCGGTGGTGCGCAGGCTGTCATCCGGGCTGCCGGCGTTGATCAGCAAACTGTCGGGCAGGGCGGCGCTGAGTTGCCGCAGGCTGGCCACCGGTGCGTTCACCACAAACAGGCGCAGACCTTGCGCGTGTTGCGCCTTGGCCGCATCGAGCAAGGCCTGCGGGTTGTCGACGTTGGCGTTGGCCAGGCTGTAACTGTGATTGAGAAAGCGCCCGGTGCTGTTGCTGTCGGTGATCGCCAGTTCGGCACCACGCAGGCCGGCATCGACGGGCTCGGGAATGATGTTCGACAGCAAGGGCCCCGGGTCGGGGCGATAACCCAGGTAACCGATCTGCACCTGCAGCGGTGCATCGGCCGCCTGACTTTGCGTCGCCAGCCCGGCGGCGCAGGCAATCGCCAACAGGTAGATCAGGGCGTAGGGGGCAAGCTGGCGCATAAGGCACTCCATCACGGGTAGCGCCAGCATAGGAAGCCTGAGGATGGGATGAAATATGCAGAAAGTACCAGTGAGGCAGTACCAAGGTAGTAACTCGTCGAGGGCGGCGCGGTTTTAGCATGGGCAACAACGGCCATCACTCTGAAGGAGATCGACCATGCGTATTCTCAAGGCGCTGCTCCTGCCGTTGTTGCTGATCCTGAGTCTGATCGGCGTCGACAAGCTCCACGGCCCGCGCCCCGCGTCGCTGCTGGTGATGCCTGCGACACCGGGGCGCTAGGCGTGTCAGCCCTGTGGCGGATCAACCTGTGGGTCTGCGGATTTTTCGCGCTGGTCACTTTGGCGTGCATGGGCTTGCTGGTGCACCAGGCGCTGGCGGATGTGGAGCGAGAGCTGCAATCCGCCGAGGCGGTGGTCGAGTACTTGAGCGAAACCGCCGCGCGCGATCCCGCCAGCCTGCAACTACGGTTGACGCAAAGTCTGCGTCACGTGCGGGTGCGCTGGCTCGAACCGGGCGAAGCGGCACAACCGCCAATGCAGGACGGGCTTGACGCCTGGCTCGGGCGATTGCTGTTTGCCGAGGCCAGGCACAGTGCGCGGGAGCTGGATCTGCAGGATGGCCGGCGTGTGCTGATTGCGGTCGATCCACGGGATGAAATCGATGAAGTCTGGGATTCCCTCCAGCAATTACTGAGCCTGTGTGGCCTGGCGTTGTTGTTGAGTCTGTTGACCATTCGCTGGGCCGTGCGCCGGGGCATGGGCCTGCTCGATGAGTTGCTGCGCGCATTGCGGCAGGTTTCCGGCGGCCAGCTCAAGGTGCGACTGCGCGCGCAAGGGCTGCCGGAAGCGCGGCAACTGGCAGTGCACTTCAATCGCATGACCGAGGCACTGGAACAGGCGCGCGCCGACAACACGCAACTGACCAAGACCTTGCTGGCGGTGCAGGAACAGGAACGCACTCATCTGGCGCAGACCCTGCACGACGACCTCGGTCAATACCTGGCGGGGATTCGCGCGCAGGCCTGTCTGTTGCGCCTGGTCGCCGATCAGCCGGACACCGTGGAGCGCACGGTGCGTGAGCTGGAACACAACTGCGAGCACCTGCAACAAGGTTTCAGAGCGCTGGTGCACGACCTCTATCCGGTGGTGCTGCAACACCTGCCGCTGGCCGAGGCTTTCGCGTTGCTGGTGGAGCAATGGCAAGGCCGACAGGGTGTCGATTGTCAGTTGCGCGTCAGCGCTTCGTTGCCGCCATTGTCTGCGCCGGCCAAAACCCATCTCTACCGCCTATTGCAGGAAGCCTTGACCAACGTCGCCCGCCACGCCGATGCAAGCCAGGTGCGGGTTCGCCTGCAACACTGCGGCGGGCAGTTGCGCTTATTGATTCGTGACAACGGACGCGGCGCCCGCCAGCCACAGCGGCCGGGTGTCGGTTTGTATTCGATGTTCGAGCGCGCCCGCAGTCTGGGCGGTGAGTTACGCATCATCAGCCACCCCGGCGCCGGTTGGGCGCTGGCCTTGAGCATGCCTTTGGAGGCGTCATGAATATTCTGCTGGTGGATGACCATGCGGTAGTCCGTCAGGGCTACGCGAGTTTGTTGCGCGCGTTGCTGCCGGCGATGGAAGTGCGTGAAGCCGCGACGGGTGAAGAAGCGCTGATCAGGGTTCAGGAGGCAGTGCCGAATCTGGTGATCATGGATTTCGGCCTGCCGGGGATCAGCGGGCTGGAAACCACGCGCCGGTTGCGACAGCGTCTGCCACAACTGCGCGTGCTGTTTTTCAGCATGCACGATGAGCTGCCGCTGGTGCGCCAGGCACTGGAGGCGGGCGCTTCGGGTTACCTGACCAAAAGCTCGGCGCCCGAAGTGCTGATCGAGGCGGTGCGGCGGATTCTCGCGGGCCACGCCTACATCGAACAGCCCCTGGCCACTCAACTGGTGTGTCACCCGCAACAGGACGCCAGCGACCCGCGTTTGCAGAGCATGACCCAGCGCGAACTGGAGATTTTCGTGATGCTCGCCAAAGGCACCCCGGCCCGTGTGATTGCCGAACAGCTGAGCATCAGCAGCAAGACCGTCTCCAATCACCTGACGTTGCTCAAGAGCAAATTGCAGGTGAGCTCCCATGCCGAGCTGGTGCATCTGGGGATTGATATGGGCTTGGTGCGAAAGGCGGGGTAGCTGAACTCACACATTCCCCTTGTAGGAGCCGGCTTGCTGGCGATAGCGGTGGATCAGTCGACATCAATGGTGCCTGACCCACCGCTATCGTCAGCAAGCCGGCTCCTACAAAGAGGGGAGGTGTTATTTATCCCACGTCGTCGGGCAACCGATGCAGCCGTCCATATTCGCATCCTGAAAGTTCGCATAATGCTGGCGCGAGCCGCTGAGGTTTGCCTGTTCCAGGTTGCTTTCACCGAACTTGGCTTCCTGCAGATTGGCATCACTGAGATTCGCGCCTTTGAGGTCGGCTTTGCTCAACCAGGTCATTTCCAGGTCGGCCGCCCGCAGGTTGGCGTTGTGCAGTTTGGCGCCGGAGAGGCGGGCGAACTGCAGGTAGGCGCCGCTGAGGTTGGCGTCCTGAAACTGCGCACCCTGGGCAAACAAGCCCCAGCCCTGGACTGCCATCAACGTAGCACCGCTGAAGTCGGCCAGGCGCAGGTTGCTTTGTTGCAGGCTGGCGCGGGTCAGGTTGGCGCCTTGCAGTTGGGCTTTTTCCAGGTTGGCGAGGTCGAGGCGGGCGTGACGCAAGTCGGCGTCGCGCAGGTCGGCGCCGCTGAGGTTCATGTTGCGCAGGTCCTGATTGCTCAGGTTGGCGCCTTTGAGATTGGCGCCGGGGCACTGGCTGTGTTCGGCGAGGGTGCAGCCGTTGATGATCAGCGGGGCGTCGTCGCCGTCATCCGCGAAAACCGGAAGGGCGGCGATAAACAGCATTAGAGGCAGGTATTTCATGGCGGAGTTCTCGTTGTCTGGGAGGGCGTTATCGCCAGCAAGCCGGCTCCTACAGGTTGCGCACGTCTGTAGGAGCCGGCTTGCTGGCGAAGGGGGCATCAGCGTTTCGCGGTCTGGTTATCCCAGCTCGGAATCTTGAACACCCAGAACGACCCGCCCTGAGCCACCGGTTTGGTCAGCTCGGCCATGTCGCCGCCCCACAACGGCACCGCGCCGCCATAGCCGACGGTCACGCCGATGTACTGCTCGCCGTCCTGTTCCCAGGTGATCGGCGGCGAGACGATGCCGCTGCCGGTCTGGAACTTCCACAGCTCCTTGCCGGTTTTGGCGTCGAAGGCCTTGAAGAAACCGTCGCCGGTGCCGGTGAACACCAGGTTGCCCTTTGTCGCCAGCACGCCGGCCCACAACGGCAAGTGTTCCTTGTGCTCCCACACCACTTTGCCCGTAGTCGGGTTCATCGCCCGCAAGGTGCCGACGTGATCGTCGTACATGCGCTTGATGCGGAAACCCATGCCCAGATAGGCCGAGCCTTTCTTGTAGTTGACCTCTTCGGTCCAGTATTCCTCTTTCCATTGGTTGCCCGGAATGTAGAACAGGCCGGTGTCCTGGCTGTAGGCCATCGGGTTCCAGTTCTTGCCACCGAGGAACGGCGGCGAAACCTCCACCGGTTTGCCCTTGGTTTCCCCCGGCAGCGGCTTGGCCGGACGCTGGCCTTCATTCTCGACCGGCCGCCCGGTCTTCAGGTCGATGTGGCTGGCCCAGGTGATGTTGTCTACGAAGGGGAAGGCGTTCTGCAATTTGCCGTTGTTGCGGTCGACCACGTAGAAGAAACCGTTGCGGTCCGCATGGCCGGTGGCCTTGACCGTTTTGCCGTCCTTGTCCTTGTAGTCGAACAGCACCAGCTCGTTGTTGCCGGAGAAATCCCAGGCATCGTTCGGGGTGTGTTGGTAGAACCATTTCACCTCGCCAGTGCTCGGATCGACGCCGACCTGGCCCGAGGTGTAGAGGCTGTCGTAATCGTGCGGGTTGCCGTCCTTGGAGGTGCGCGCCCAGGTGTTCCACGGGCCAGGGTTGCCGGCGCCGACAATGATGGTGTTGGTTTCCGCGTCGAAACTGGCGCTCTGCCAAGGGGCGCCGCCGCCGTGGCTCCAGGCTTCGACCTTGCCGGTTTCAGTGGTTGGATCGTTCGGCCAGGACGGCGCCTTGACGTCACCGGTCGGCGTACTGTCCTTGCCGTTCAAGCGGCCCATGTGGCCTTCGACGAAAGGTCGCATCCACACTTCTTCGCCGGTGTCCGGGTCGCGGGCATAGAGTTGCCCGACCACACCGAACTCATCGCCGGAACTGCCATGGATCAACAGCACCTTGCCGCTGGTCTTGTCTTTGATCAGCACCGGGGCGCCGGTCATGGTGTAACCGGCGGCGTGGTCGCCGAATTTCTTGTTCCAGACCACTTTGCCGGTGTTCTTGTCCAGCGCGATCAGCCGCGCGTCGAGGGTGCCGAAGTAGATTTTGTCGCCATAAATCGCCGCGCCACGGTTGACCACATCGCAGCACGGACGAATGTTGTCCGGCAAGCGATGGTTGTAGGTCCACAGGCGCTTGCCGGTCTTGGCGTCGAGGGCAAATACCCGCGAGTACGAACCGGTGACGTACACCACGCCGTCACTGACGATGGCTTGCGATTCCTGACCGCGCTGCTTCTCGTCGCCGAAGGAGTAGGACCAGGCCGGCGTCAACTTGAACACGTTCTTGTCATTGACCTGGGCCAAAGGGCTCCAGCGCTGGGCGTTGGTGCCCATGCCGTATTGCAGAACGTCCTTGGTGGTCAGGTGATCCTTGGCAATGTCTTCCCAGCTCACGTTGTGCGTCGGTGTGGCAGGCGCGGTTGCAGCTTGGCTGGCAGCGCTCAGGGACAGGCTGCTCACCAGCAAAAAGGCTTGCACGGCGAGGGTCAAAGGGGAAAGGGCGGGTAGCGATCTTATTGTCATGGTTGCAGTTCCCAGTGGAGGTTTTGGCCTGCACAGGGTGGTGCGTCCGACGGGGTGGCGAATACGGAAAAAGTCCCGCTGTTGCCGGGAAAATTTCCCAGGCGGCACCTGATTTGGATGTGCGTCGCAAGCCCTACTACCAAGGTACTGGGTGGCGGCCACCAAAGCAGCATGGGGCTTGTGCGAAGTGATTCCTAAGATGGCTGCCATAGCCTCTGTAAAGAGGTTTTGCGTGCAATCCTGAGGGCATAACAATGACAACAAAACGCAACGCCTTGCTCGTTGCCGGCCTGCTGGCCGGCTTCATCAGTGCAGGTTCGGTCTGGGCTCACGGCAATGTCGTGCCACAAGCCGTCGAAACCCAGGGACTGACCCCGATCAAGGACGCCGGCGTGCAACTCGATGGCGATGGATGGGCGGCGGTGAACCCTTACCGCACTTCCCCGGAACACGATAAGGCCGTCGAGATCGGTTCATCGGCCTACAACCAGAACTGCGCGGCCTGTCATGGCCTGGAAGCCAAGTCCG contains:
- the nahK gene encoding hybrid sensor histidine kinase/response regulator NahK/ErcS', with the translated sequence MACTSTRPSPGLPLPEAAPLDIAELAAQVASLRHENHKLQRINAALIERIESGITRGNDPYAAFQHSVVLAEQVRERTDALNQAMAELKSGNHLLSEARLRAETAHQHLIDAIESISDAFVLFDAEQRIVLFNSRFKAFWGSSRVRINAGMRLAEVKRLMLSTGLFTEEPRGQADENLLFRLQDGRWLQVSERPTQEGGRVILFTDITDVKLSETVRREQAVAQKSHLLQRAVDNLSQGVAMVNAEGILELWNRRFLELSGLAPVAAHRPFAEVIADSELNLLTPASRDGNGRPVQECEQRLYDGRVLEIRTHPLPTGGFVNTFTDITERYQHAEALSESERWIRLITDHVPALIAYLNADLVYEFTNKVYEEWYCWPRGVMLGQSLREVHSEQHYQRLEAYVARALAGESVTFEFAETNINNQERYMLRSYVPNRLVTGEVVGIFVLIRDITERRRTAEALHQAYQNLELRVRERTAELTTLNDQLLREIDERRRVESRLREAKLEAEQANLSKTKFLAAVSHDLLQPLNAARLFTGALLERREPLANEILVRNVSNSLEDVENLLGTLVDISKLDAGVIKADIAPFALSELLENLAAEYTQVARSEGLELHFIRCSALVRSDIQLLARILRNLLSNAIRYTYSGRVVLGCRRHHQRLSIEVWDSGMGIAENRLEEIFQEFKRGDVQRPDQDRGLGLGLAIVEKIAGILGHRIHVRSWPGKGSVFSVEVPLSATAPKALPSLLMSEPMLERLRGARVWVLDNDAAICAGMRTLLEGWGCLVVTALSEQDLARQVDNYHAEADLLIADYHLDDDQNGVDAVARINARRGSAIPAMMITANYSNELKLQIRELGHTLMHKPVRPMKLKTAMSHLLGRP
- a CDS encoding response regulator transcription factor, yielding MYKILIADDHPLFREAIHNVISDGFPGSEVMETADLDSALALTQDHDDLDLILLDLNMPGMHGLNGLINLRNEAPTIPVVIVSAEQDKQIVLQAITYGAVGFITKSSPRVQMTEAIQQILNGNVYLPPDIIRTQKSGTHRRMNDTPSFPPELLQALTRKQLLVLERMTKGESNKQIAYTLEIAETTVKAHVSAILRKLNVHNRVQAILSAGDIDFGSYLRR
- a CDS encoding PQQ-dependent catabolism-associated CXXCW motif protein, translated to MPRARRVLLRPSLAVLSLSLLLGVAHAETPLFSADGYRIGLYRSPTPNQAEGATIIDTAALQTLLTQTPRPVLIDVYRRQWLQGRFIEDQPHENLPGSHWLANTGDGDLTPDWQDYFSRNLQKFTAGDPRQPLVFYCRSDCWLSWNAVKRAAAMGYKTLYWYRDGLDAWQAANLPVTPALPEPFP
- a CDS encoding ABC transporter permease is translated as MNAYWQCFSGIVLREWLRFVLQRTRFLSALVRPLLWLLVFAAGFRAALGIAIIEPYDTYIPYEVYIIPGLACMILLFNGMQGSLSMVYDREMGSMRVLLTSPLPRTFLLCSKLLATSLISLLQVYAFLAIAWVYGVQPPAMGLLIALPALLLVALMLSALGLLLSNAIRQLENFAGVMNFVIFPLFFLSSALYPLWKMRESSEWLYGLCALNPFTHAVELVRFALYERFNPLALAVCVGLTLVFALLAVLTFNPQHAALRKAN
- a CDS encoding ABC transporter ATP-binding protein, whose protein sequence is MNALEVSDLSFAYGAREALRQVSFSLAPGRFAALLGPNGAGKSTLIALLTRLYDVQRGDIRVGACSLRDAPRPALKQLGVVFQQSTLDLDLSVEQNLRYHAALHGMSRRETAIRVDAELARQSLTERRRERVRELNGGHRRRVEIARALLHEPRLLLLDEASVGLDPASRLALNQHIRSLCREHRLSVLWTTHLLDEVQPSDDLLILHQGRLVASGQADALSLEHGGDLGSAFARLTTSGAVQ
- a CDS encoding YVTN family beta-propeller repeat protein; the encoded protein is MRRTLLSCALLLAAGHAAASTAWVSNEKDNSLSLIDMQTLQVTDTLPVGQRPRGLLLSHDNTLLYICASDSDRVQVMDVATRKIIKELPSGKDPEQFALHPNNRWLYVSNEDDALVTVIDTETSKVLSQINVGVEPEGMAVSPDGKWAVNTSETTNMLHWIDTSTQTLADSTLVDQRPRFVEFAPDGKQLWASAEIGGTVTILDTATRQVLKTLTFQIKGVHPDKVQPVGIKLSADGKYGFVALGPANHVAVIDAKTFEILDYLLVGRRVWQMAFTPDQKQLLATNGVSGDVSVIDVDSLKVSKSVKVGRYPWGVVVTP